The Chitinophaga lutea genome contains the following window.
GTACGCCGAACATAAACACAGTTTATTGGTTGTATTACAGGGCATGGATGCCAGCGGGAAAGACGGTGTGATCCGGGACGTATTCGGTACCATGAATCCCATGGGAGTACGGGTACAGCCTTTTAAAGCACCTACGCCGGAGGAAGCGGATCATGATTTTCTCTGGAGGATTCACCAGCACGCGCCGGCCAAAGGCATGATACAGGTGTTTAACCGCTCGCATTACGAAGATGTGCTCATACAGCGCGTGCATAACTGGATAGATGTAAAAACCGCATACAAACGGTTTAACGCCATCAATGATTTCGAGAAACTGCTGGTACAGCACAACAACACACATATCCTGAAGTTTTACCTGCATGTATCTGCCGAGGCGCAGTGGGCACGGCTCGAAGAGCGCACCAAAGACCCGCGCAAAATGTGGAAGTACAATGAGAAGGACTTTGCGGAAGCCAAACTGCACAAGGAATACCGGAAAGCCTACGAAGATGTGTTCAAATACTGCAACGACGTGCCATGGGTTATTGTACCGGCAGACCATAACTGGTACAAGGAATATGTGATCGCTAAAACGGTGCTGGATACACTGAAATCGTTGAAAATGAAGTTTCCGAAGCTGAATGGCGGAAAAAATAATGCGGATAAAAAGCCGTAAATTATTAATATCGCACCTGTTACACCACCTTTCTTTAACTCTAAAACCTAAGCGTATGTCTTTTTTCGGTGAATTTAAAGCCTTTGCCATGAAGGGAAATGTGATCGACCTGGCGGTGGGCGTTGTTATCGGCGCCGCTTTCGGGAAAATCGTGAATTCCCTGGTGGAGGCCATCATCATGCCCCTGGTCGGTATCCTGCTGCAGGGGGTCGATTTCAAGGCAAAAATGATCAAGGTAGGAGAAGCTGAAGTGAAGTACGGCTTATTCATCCAATCGCTGGTGGAATTCATCATCATTGCTTTTGCCATCTTCCTCGTAGTAAGAACCATCAACCGGTTCAACAAAAAAGAGGAAGCACCGGCAGCACCGGCTGAGCCCACAGCAACGGAAAAATTGCTGATGGAAATCCGCGACGAGCTTAAACAAAAATAACCTGCACAAAAGTCTGAACGGTTGGCTGCATCTGCGGCCAACCGTTACTATTTAACAGTTTAACCTGACCAATAATGAAAAAAGTTTACCTGGCAGCCACCATGATGCTGCTAGCTGCCACGGCCCTACATGCACAGGACGATTCCATGCGGAAACTGCGCGAGGAAACCGCTAAGAAAATCAAAAACGGGGAAAAAGACACCACCGGAAGGCTCTGGAAAAAGGGGGCCACTTTTAACCTGATGTTCAACCAGGGCTCGCTGACCAACTGGGCGGCGGGTGGCGACAAACTGTCGCTTTCCCTGCTGGGCACCCTCAACGTATTCGCGAACTATAAAAAAGACAGGCACTCCTGGGATAATAACCTCGACCTGGCTTACGGTTACGTGAATACCACCAGCCTGGGCACCCGCAAAAATGACGACCGCATTGACTTTACCTCCAAATATGGTTATGATATCGGCAATCACTGGTATCTCAGCGGTTTGTTCAACCTGCGGACGCAGTTCACCGATGGGTACCTGTACCCGGCCGACACAACACCCGAACTGGTATCCCGGTTTTTCGCCCCGGCCTATATCGTATTGTCGCCAGGTGTTGATTACATGCCGAACAAGGAGTTCTCCCTCTTTATGTCGCCGATTACCGCCCGCTGGGTAGTGGTGATGGACGATAGTCTTTCCGCAAGGGGCGCCTATGGCGTGGACACGGGCAAACACGTGAAAAGCGAGTTCGGCGCCTTTATAACCGCCACCTGGAATAAGGAAATCTTGAAGAATGTGACCTATAAAACCAAGCTCGAGCTCTTTTCCAACTATAAAAAGAACCCGCAGAATATCGACGTTTTCTGGACGAACGTGCTCAGCATGAAGGTTAACAAATGGTTAAGCGCCAATGTGAGCCTGGATATGATTTACGACGACGACGTGAAAGAGTTCGAAAACACGAAAACGGGGGTGATGGGCCCGCGGCTGCAGATAAAGCAGGTCCTGGGCATCGGCCTTACCGCGAAGTTTTAAGTGCCGGAATTTTCTTATTTTTGATAAACCTGTCGGGGTACGCCCGGCAGGTTTTTTAAATTTAACTATGAGCAACGAACAAGAAATTTACAAAATCAAATTACCCCAGTTCGAGGGGCCGTTTGATTTGTTGCTGTTCTTTATTGAAAGGGATGAGCTGGATATCTACAATATCCCCATTACCGGCCTGACCAACGACTTTCTGGACTACATCCATCATATGGAGGCGCTGAACATTGAACTGGCCAGCGAATTCATCCTGTTTATCTCCACGCTGATGCGCATCAAGGCCAAAATGCTGTTGCCGCGCAAGGAGCTGGACGAGGCGGGGAACGAAATTGACCCCCGGCAGGAACTGGTGGATAAAATCCTGGAATACAAGCGGTACAAGCAGGCAGCCGCCGAGCTGGCCGAGCAGGAAGCCAACCGTATGCTGCAGATCAAACGCGGCAATATCGCCAAAGAACTGGCGGAAATCGGGGAAGTGACCAGCGAAGGCACAGAAGTACAGACGCTCACGCTTTTTAAACTCACGAAAACCTTCGAAAAGGTGATGCAGCGGGTAAAAGAGCGGACCAACAAACCCCAGCACGTGGTATATAAATACGATTATACCATGGAAGGCTCCCGCGAGTATATGCTCGACCTCGCCCGCGCGGAAAAAACTATCGCATTCGAAAAAATCTTCGACCACTGTAAAGACCGGGTACACGCCATTTTCCTGTTCCTGGGCATGCTGGAACTGGTGCAGGCCAAATACCTGAGCATCATGGTGGGCGAAGGACGGAATAACTTTATCATTGAATTTGTGGATCCCTCCGAACGACCGGAAGGGGAGCCCGTAGTGTTTGAAGAATAAGACCATGGCGGACAAAAAAGATCAGATAGAAATCGTATCGCTGCCGGCATATGCCCAGAACGCCCACGAAAAGGCGGAATTCAGCGTGTCTACCCTCTGCAACCTGGGCCTGGGCTTTTTTGAGCACCAGAATGCCCCGCACCGCCACGATTTTTATACGATCTACTGGATCAAAAAAGGCCAGCTCACCCATACCATCGATACAGAAACCCACGTGGTGAAGAAGAACACCCTCTTTTTCCTCGCACCGGGCCAGGTTCACCAGATGAAGTTTTCGGAAAAGGTGGACGGTTATATGATCGCCTTCCACGATTCCCTGATGTGCCCCAGCGACCAGTCCGACATGGCCAGCGTACGCAACGGGCTGTTTGTGAACGACCGCTTCAGCTCCGTTATCCAGATCAATAACGAAGAAGATGAAAAGGAGCTCGACTGGATGGTGAAACGGATGATCCAGGAGGTAGATAATAAACCTCCGAGTTATGAAGTGGCCTTCCAGAACCTGTTGCAGTACTTTCTGATCGTCGCCTCCCGCA
Protein-coding sequences here:
- a CDS encoding PPK2 family polyphosphate kinase — its product is MPSVKLAAIPTTAPKKFGKDNTKERLTAILGELDDLQNLMYAEHKHSLLVVLQGMDASGKDGVIRDVFGTMNPMGVRVQPFKAPTPEEADHDFLWRIHQHAPAKGMIQVFNRSHYEDVLIQRVHNWIDVKTAYKRFNAINDFEKLLVQHNNTHILKFYLHVSAEAQWARLEERTKDPRKMWKYNEKDFAEAKLHKEYRKAYEDVFKYCNDVPWVIVPADHNWYKEYVIAKTVLDTLKSLKMKFPKLNGGKNNADKKP
- the mscL gene encoding large-conductance mechanosensitive channel protein MscL, translating into MSFFGEFKAFAMKGNVIDLAVGVVIGAAFGKIVNSLVEAIIMPLVGILLQGVDFKAKMIKVGEAEVKYGLFIQSLVEFIIIAFAIFLVVRTINRFNKKEEAPAAPAEPTATEKLLMEIRDELKQK
- a CDS encoding DUF3078 domain-containing protein, with translation MKKVYLAATMMLLAATALHAQDDSMRKLREETAKKIKNGEKDTTGRLWKKGATFNLMFNQGSLTNWAAGGDKLSLSLLGTLNVFANYKKDRHSWDNNLDLAYGYVNTTSLGTRKNDDRIDFTSKYGYDIGNHWYLSGLFNLRTQFTDGYLYPADTTPELVSRFFAPAYIVLSPGVDYMPNKEFSLFMSPITARWVVVMDDSLSARGAYGVDTGKHVKSEFGAFITATWNKEILKNVTYKTKLELFSNYKKNPQNIDVFWTNVLSMKVNKWLSANVSLDMIYDDDVKEFENTKTGVMGPRLQIKQVLGIGLTAKF
- a CDS encoding segregation and condensation protein A, which gives rise to MSNEQEIYKIKLPQFEGPFDLLLFFIERDELDIYNIPITGLTNDFLDYIHHMEALNIELASEFILFISTLMRIKAKMLLPRKELDEAGNEIDPRQELVDKILEYKRYKQAAAELAEQEANRMLQIKRGNIAKELAEIGEVTSEGTEVQTLTLFKLTKTFEKVMQRVKERTNKPQHVVYKYDYTMEGSREYMLDLARAEKTIAFEKIFDHCKDRVHAIFLFLGMLELVQAKYLSIMVGEGRNNFIIEFVDPSERPEGEPVVFEE
- a CDS encoding helix-turn-helix domain-containing protein, which translates into the protein MADKKDQIEIVSLPAYAQNAHEKAEFSVSTLCNLGLGFFEHQNAPHRHDFYTIYWIKKGQLTHTIDTETHVVKKNTLFFLAPGQVHQMKFSEKVDGYMIAFHDSLMCPSDQSDMASVRNGLFVNDRFSSVIQINNEEDEKELDWMVKRMIQEVDNKPPSYEVAFQNLLQYFLIVASRNAVRPVTVMPEYQSRHNSVLFMNFKTLIEEKYRELKNVSDYAGLLHIKPVLLNEISKQLSGITAGEHIRNRVILEAQRYLYNTDLTAKEIAYKLGFEDPHYFSRFFKKYTNQSPSEFKELARV